A window from Carassius auratus strain Wakin unplaced genomic scaffold, ASM336829v1 scaf_tig00014353, whole genome shotgun sequence encodes these proteins:
- the LOC113074373 gene encoding complement factor D-like, with protein sequence MTIISLLLVTSLLPHLTLTAHVNVGIVNGSEAKPHSRPYMVSIQSNGIHVCGGSLISDQWVLTAAHCWNRNQTLTVVVGAHVLREIKNSDHIGVKSYIQHKSYSVDFNFNDIMLLRLQEKVNINNNYVKSISLPKNEEDVEANTLCSVAGWGRLEIEGPMSDRLMEANVTIMNKSECYKRWGNLFLEKQMMCAHGHGGSCRYDSGGPLVCGHTAIGVTAFGNQLLCNSPKKPNVYLKISPYIKWINSTIRNVK encoded by the exons ATGACCATCATCTCTCTGCTCCTGGTGACCTCTCTGCTGCCACACCTGACCCTCACTG CTCATGTGAATGTGGGTATAGTGAACGGCAGTGAAGCAAAACCCCACTCCAGACCTTACATGGTTTCTATTCAATCGAATGGGATACATGTCTGTGGTGGATCCCTCATTTCTGATCAGTGGGTCTTGACTGCtgcacattgctggaacag AAATCAGACTCTGACGGTTGTGGTTGGTGCTCATGTCTTAAGGGAAATTAAGAATTCAGATCATATTGGAGTGAAGTCCTACATCCAACATAAAAGCTATAGTGTTGATTTTAATTTCAATGACATCATGCTTTTGAGG TTACAGGAAAAAGTCAACATTAACAACAACTATGTTAAATCGATTTCATTACCAAAGAATGAAGAAGATGTTGAGGCAAACACTCTCTGTAGTGTTGCGGGCTGGGGAAGACTGGAGATTGAAGGCCCAATGAGTGATCGTCTAATGGAGGCAAACGTGACTATAATGAATAAAAGTGAATGTTACAAGAGGTGGGGAAATTTGTTCTTAGAAAAACAGATGATGTGCGCACATGGCCATGGTGGATCCTGCCGT TATGATTCTGGGGGTCCTTTGGTTTGTGGACACACTGCAATTGGTGTCACAGCTTTTGGAAATCAATTACTCTGCAATTCACCTAAGAAACCTAATGTGTATCTTAAGATTTCACCATATATTAAATGGATTAACAGCACAATTAGAAATGTGAAGTGA